One region of Microbacterium sufflavum genomic DNA includes:
- a CDS encoding SDR family NAD(P)-dependent oxidoreductase has product MSATPVIDLTGRVAVITGAAGGQGRSHAALFHELGADLVLTDLDGAAVQEVAAGYGDRAIGLAHDVSSADAWGAVAEAARERFGRVDVLVNNAGFCPEGPLAETAERVIRLTLDVNLIGPMLGVQALLPLLGDGGSIINIASTAGVAGYANRVPYSASKWGLRGVSHALARELAGSGIRVNTVCPGAVDTPMITEDTRAGVGFISRIPIPRAGRPEEISALVAYLASPASSYCTGQDFVIDGGQVA; this is encoded by the coding sequence ATGAGTGCAACACCCGTCATCGACCTGACCGGACGCGTCGCCGTCATCACCGGCGCCGCCGGAGGGCAGGGCCGCTCGCACGCCGCTCTGTTCCACGAGCTCGGCGCCGACCTGGTGCTGACCGACCTCGACGGGGCGGCCGTGCAGGAGGTCGCGGCCGGGTACGGCGATCGCGCGATCGGCCTCGCGCACGACGTCTCCTCCGCCGACGCGTGGGGCGCGGTCGCCGAGGCTGCGCGCGAGCGGTTCGGCCGCGTGGACGTGCTGGTGAACAACGCCGGGTTCTGCCCCGAAGGACCGCTCGCGGAAACGGCCGAGCGCGTCATCCGTCTCACGCTCGACGTGAACCTCATCGGCCCCATGCTCGGCGTGCAGGCGCTGCTCCCGCTCCTGGGCGACGGCGGCTCGATCATCAACATCGCCTCGACGGCCGGGGTCGCCGGCTACGCCAACCGCGTGCCCTACTCGGCGTCGAAATGGGGGCTGCGGGGGGTCTCCCACGCGCTGGCCCGCGAGCTGGCGGGCAGCGGCATCCGCGTGAACACCGTGTGTCCCGGCGCCGTCGACACGCCCATGATCACCGAGGACACCCGGGCGGGGGTCGGGTTCATCTCACGCATCCCCATCCCGCGCGCGGGCCGGCCCGAGGAGATCTCGGCACTCGTCGCCTACCTCGCGAGCCCGGCCAGCAGCTACTGCACCGGACAGGACTTCGTCATCGACGGCGGTCAGGTCGCCTGA